The stretch of DNA GAAGTGGCTAAAGTACAGCAGATTATTCTCGACAGCGGGCTTGATCTGGGCCAGATTCCAATTATCGACCCCCGTTCGCCCGAACAAAATGATCTCATCGACCGCTTTACGGCCCTGTATTTCGACAAACGCAAACGCAAGGGCGTGAACGCGACCGAGGCCCGGAAGCTGATGTATTACCGCAACTACTTCGGAGCGATGATGGTGGAGACAGGCGAGGCCGACGCGCTGATTTCGGGTCTGACCCGCTCCTACCCCGATACCATCCGGCCCGCGTTGCAGGTGATTGGCAAGGAGCCGGGCGTGCAGAAAGTGGCGGGTATGTACATTCTGCTCACTAAACGCGGGCCGCTGTTTTTCTCCGACACAACGGTGAACTTCAACCCCACCGCCGAAGAAATTGTGGAGATTACCGAGATGACAGCCCGCGCCGTGGAGCGGTTCAACATCAAGCCGCGCATCGCCCTCGTAACGTATTCCAACTTTGGCAGCGCGAAGGGCGACGACGCCGAGAAGATGAACCGGGCGGTCGAGACGTTACAGCGAAAACATCCCGATTTAATCGTAGATGGCGAAATTCAGGCGCACTTAGCCTTCAATACCGAACTGCTGCAACAGAATCACCCGTTCAGCAAACTCGTGGGCGAGGGAGCCAACACGCTGATTTTCCCGAACTTATCGGCAGCCAACATCGCCTACAACCTCATGAGCGAAACCGCCGGGTTCGACACCATCGGCCCGATTTTGCTCGGCATTCGTAAACCCGTTTATGTACTTCAACTCGGCTCTTCCGAACGCGAAATCGTCAATATGGTGGCGATTGCCGTGGTCGAAGCGCAAGGTAAATAAATTTTAGTGATGAGTGATGAACGATAAGTGATGAGTAGCTGACGCAACAAGCACTTATCACTTATCACTTATCACTCATCACTCATCACTCATCGTTCGTCACTATGAGAATCTTAACTGGTATTCAATCGAGCGGGCGACCGCATCTGGGAAATATTCTGGGGGCCATTAAGCCCGCCGTTGATTTGTCGCTGCAACCCGGCAACGACTCGTTTCTGTTCATTGCCGACCTGCATTCGCTTACGAGCCTGCGCGACGGCACCACCCGGCGCGAATACGTCCGGGCCATTGCCGCTACCTGGCTGGCGTTTGGGCTTGATACTAACCGGAGTACCTTCTGGCGGCAGTCGCGGGTGCAGGAGCATACTGAACTGTACTGGTATCTGAACTGCTTCACGCCCAAGCCAATGCTTGAAAATGCTACGTCGTTTAAAGACAAGTCGGAGAAGGGGCTGGAAGCCAACGCGGGGCTGTTTACCTACCCGGTGTTGCAGGCGGCTGATATTCTGCTGTACGACGCTGAAGTCATCCCGGTTGGCAAAGACCAGCGGCAGCATATCGAAATGACCCGCGACATTGCCGGGACACTCAACCGGGCCGTGGGCGAGGCCATTCTGGTACTGCCCGAGCCGCGTATCGACGAACGGCTGATGGTGATTCCCGGCATCGACGGGCAGAAAATGAGCAAGTCGTACAACAATTACATCGACATCTTCCTGCCTGAAAACGAGTTATGGAAGGTGGTTAAGAAAATAAAATCGGATTCGACCCCGCTCGAAGAACCGAAGAATCCCGACACGGATATTACGTTCCAGTTGTTTTCGCTGCTGGGGTCGGATGAGCAGATTCAGGAGCAGCGCAGTTTGTACGAAGCGGGCGGCTACGGCTACGGACAGGCCAAAAAAGCGTTGTACGAGCTGATTATTCAGAAATATGCTACCGAGCGCGAGCGGTTCAACTATTACATGCACGAAAACCCCGACGCGCTGGAAACCGAACTCCAGGCGGGCGAAGAAAAAGCCCGCGCCGTGGCCCGCCAAACCATTCGTCGGGTGCGCGAAAAATTAGGCTTTAGCTGATTACCAACACCGTTAGTAGATCAGAGCCAACGGTGAACTTTAAACCCTTAACCTCGAACAACGCAATACGCTATGCTTTCTCTCGGCTTTGTATCGGCCATTCTCGCCGATTATGACCTGAACTCAGTGCTGAAATTCGCGTCGGAACACCGTTTCAAATGCGTTGAACTGATGTGCTGGCCCGCCGATAACGCCGATGCCCGCCGGTATGCAGGTGTCACGCACATCGACGTCGACAATCTGAACGTCAGGCAGATACGCGATCTGGCGCGGCAGCACGGCGTTCAAATTTCGGGCTTAGGCTACTATCCCAACCCGCTCGACCCCGACCCGGAGAAGGCTGAGTTTTACCGCGAACACATCAAGAAAATAATCCGGGCGGCTGCCAAACTTAACGTGCCGGTGGTAAACACATTTATTGGCCGCAATCCGTCGCTCAGTATGGCCGACAACCTGAAACTGTTTGCCGACCACTGGCCGGGCATTGTAAAAGCGGCCGAAGAAAATAACGTAAAAATCGGCATCGAAAACTGCCCGATGTGGTTTACAGACGACGAATGGCCGGGTGGTAAAAATCTGGCTACTACGCCCGCTGTCTGGGATCGCATGTTTGAGATTATCCCGTCGCGGGCGTTGGGGCTGAACTACGACCCCAGCCACCTGATCTGGCAGATGATGGACGAAGTTCGGCCCATTTACGATTACCGCGACCGCCTGCACCACATTCACCTCAAAGACGTAAAACTGTATCGCGACAAGCTAAACCGGGTGGGCATCATGGCGAACCCGCTCGAATACCATTCGCCCAAGTTGCCCGGCCTCGGCGACGTGCGCTGGCGTGATTTCTTCGCGGCCCTGACCGACGTGCGCTACCGGGGGCCAGTCTGTATTGAAGTAGAAGACAAAGCCTACGAAGGCAGTTTCGCCGACGTGCAAACCGCCATCCTAACCGCCCGAAACTACCTAAGCCAGTTTTTAGTGCTATGATGGTCAAGGGCAATCTTCCTATCTTTACCGCAGATGAATACGAATACCGACACGCGACGTATAGCACAAGATTGAACGAAATCGTTGGTTAACTATGAATAAATTCACCGTTTTTCTGGTCATCGTTTGCCTCTGTTCAACCGTTACGCTGGCGCAACGCTCTGCTCCTGTCGCTATCGTTGATTTTGTCAAAATCCTTAACGGACGGCAGCAGGAGGCTATTTTTTACTACGAAAACAACTGGAAAGTTTATCGGGAAGTCGCGCTGGAGAAAGGGTATATCAAAGGATATAAACTAATGAGAACAGCATCTGATTCTACAGCCAACTTCGACTTGATGCTAATTACAGAATATACTGACAGTTTACAGTACAATTTGAGCGAAGAACGATTTCAACAGATCATCAAAGACAGAAGTCCCAATGGCTCAAAGCTGCTGAATGATTATAAACCGGGTGATTTTCGGAAGAATCTGTTTTTCAAGAAGAGCCGAATCCTATTGGAAGGTGGCTTGAACCGAAAATAAACGCACCGCTTCCTATTATCTGTGCGCCCCATGCGCGAAACGCTGAACTATCTCGATACGCAACTTTTCCTCTGGCTCAACGGCCAACACGCCCCCTGGCTCGACGGGCCGATGGTATTTGCCACCGAGCGCAATAGCTGGTTTCCGTTCTACGCCGTGCTGATTGGCTGGCTGGCCGTGCGTTACCGCAAACAGGCCTTCGGTATGATTCTCGCCCTCGTTGCCGCCGTTGCCATCAGCGACCAAACGGCGTCGGCTCTACTAAAACCCCTCACCCATCGGCTGCGACCCTGTCACGAACCGGCTCTGCAACAACTGATTCATCCGGTACTGGAATGTGGCGGCTTATACGGTTTTGCATCCTCACACGCGGCCAATACGTTTGCGCTGGCAACGGGCGTGTGGCTGCTGGTCGGGCGGCAGTACCCGGCTGTTAAATGGCTGTATCTGTGGGCGTTCTGGGTATCGTATAGCCGCCTGTACGTGGGCGCACACTACCCGCTCGACCTGCTGGCGGGCGCGGGCATAGGCACATTGGCGGCTGCGGGCTGCGTGGCCCTGTACCGACGCTGGCAGATGCGTAACCTTATCGTATAGCCCTAACAATACCTATAAACACAGGTTCATTATGTATAGGCAGCGAACAATAATGTTATGCTGACCATGCACCTGATGACCATCAACGTTACTGAAAATCAAAGTTTTACGCCTGCAAAACGCTATCTATTTCCTGTTCCGCCCAATACCCGGCTTCATACCACCGTAATTGTTCCGGTTCGGAATGAAGCGCACCACCTCGCTCAAACGCTCGATGCACTCCGGCAGCAGGCGAACCCCGATGGTTTATTACTACATCCAGCTTGTTTCGAAGTCTTGCTATTAGCCAATAATTGTACCGACGACTCCTATGAAATCGCGGTTCGCTACCAGCAACGTTTTCCCGATTTCCGGCTGCATGTGGCTCAGATTCAGTTGCCGCCCCAGCACGCCAACATCGGTACGGTTCGGCGTATGCTTATGGATGAAGCTCATCGGCGGCTTACCAATCTTGGCAAACGCAACGGCATTATTGCGTCTACCGATGGCGATACGGTAGTCGATAAACTGTGGCTGCATCATATCGTGCGCGAAATTTCGGCGGGCAGCGATGCCGTTGGCGGTCGCATCCTGACCCAACCCGATAAAAGCCACGTTCGGCTGTTTCACCTGCGCGACGTTACGTACCGCACCCTGATAGCCCGCGCTGAAAGTCTGTTCGACCCTTGCCCACACGATCCCTGGCCGCGTCATTTTCAGCACTTTGGAGCCAGTATTGCCGTTACCTGCCAGACGTATGAGCGCGTAGGCGGTTTGCCCGTAAAGCCGTTTCTGGAAGACGAAGCCTTCTACCGTGCTTTGATTCGGATGGATGCTAAAGTTCGACAGAGTCCGCACGTAAAAGTGTTTACGTCAACCCGGATACAGGGCCGTGTGGCGGTGGGGTTCTCGGAGCAACTGCGCTGCTGGTCCGACATGAGCCGGGTCGGGCAGTGTCAACTGGCCGAACCTGCCGACGCCGTTTTGGCACGGCTGAACGCCCGGCGTCAACTGCGCTTGTGCTGGTCGGCTCAAACCGTTTCGTTGAACGACATAGAACCTATAGCCCAAACCTTGCACATCGACCCGCTTTGGTTAGCCAGTGAAATCAGCAAATACCGTTACTTCGGGGAACTTTGGGAAAACATAGAGGAAAAAATGACGAGCGGTTTGTGGAGCCAACGCTGGCAGCCCGTGCCGATTGTTGACGCCATTCGGGAATTGAGAAAACTTATCCGTCAGTCCGTACCTGCGAATGAACCGTTCGCGATACAAGATCCAGCCGATAACTATCTGTGCGCTGGTTGAGCAGGTGCGTAAGCGGTTGACCTTCGCCCGTTGCAGCCATAAACAGGTCGTGAACCTGGTCGCCGGTGAGCGGGTAATCGGGTACGAACGGTGTCCAGTGTACGAGTAGCAGATGCCCGCCATCAGCAAGGTGATCGATAAGAAGTTGCCGCGCCCGCGTCAGGTCGTCCAGCGACAGGTAATAACCGACTTCCGACAAAACAATCAGGTCGAACATCTGATCCGGGAAATCAGTCGGAAAGCTGTGTTGCGCTACCGTTACGTGGGCATACGGCGCAAGCCGCTGGCGAGCCGTTTGAAGCGGCAGTTCGCTGGCATCGACCGACAGCAGCCGTTCGCACCGATGGGCGAACATTTCGCTTAGTACACCAATCGAGCAGCCAATTTCGTAGGCGTTCTGATACCGCTCACTGGGCAGGGCGGCTATGGTAGCCTCGTACTTAGCGCGTTCGTAAGGGCTGGTTTCAAACGACCACGGATCGGTATTGGCCCGGTACACGTCGTCGAAATAGGTAGTTGGCAATGTTTTCATAACGTTGGTTTTTCTTCTCAGGGCGGGTTTCCACCCGCGTTACGTCTTCATAACGTTGGCTTTTCTTCCAGAAACAGTTCCCTCGGTGCCTTGAAATGCGTCAGTAATTCGGGCGACAAATAAAACCCGGCGGGGTCGTCGTCAATCAGGCGCGTCACTTGCGAGCGATGCGCGGCAATGGCCCGATCACGCTGCTCCAGCACCCGGTCGATGGGTACGCGCCAGACAATCATCTCGTCGGGGCGGGGCATATCGGTTTCGCTGCCTAATTCCCAAAGCCAGATCAGGTATTCAAACACGCGGGGTCGGGCGCGGTGGTGCTCCAGGGCGGTCCGCAACAACTGCCACGATGCGCGGTGGTCGGGGTGCGGGTCGCGACGCCACGGAGCGAAAATAGTGGCGGGGCGTAACGTTCGCAGCAGGTTCGCAACAAACGCAGCGGCACTGGGAAAGTCGGGATTATCGGGCAAGGGTACGCTTCTGTCTTTCAGGCGCATGAACGTGGCATTTTCGGGCGGCACGTTCAGAACACGCAGCGCATCGAGGGCTTCGGCTTCGCGCAGGTCACGCAGACGCTCGGCAGGATAGCCGGGCGAATTGGGGTGCGACATTGTACCGTCGCTCACGAACAGCACATGTACGGGTATGTTGCGTTCGCGAAGCCGGGCAATGGTCCCCCCACAGCCCAGCGATTCATCGTCGGGGTGCGGAGCAATAACCAGCACGGAGTCCATTTTCTCGAGATCGCCGGTGGGCATAGCACGGGCACGCTGGTCTAATACGGTGGATTTGTCAATGCCAGATGTCATGGATATGTGTTGGGTCAGTGGAAACAAAACGGCCAATATCGGCGACGGTGGCGTCGGGTGCCGGTTGGCGGAGGTAGAACGTCAGGTCGCGGTGAATCCGTTCAAACGGCAGCGGTCGCATTAGTCCCCTTGCCCCCACACACCGCTCGGCCAGCGGCATCACGCGCAGGCAAATGTCCTCGATGGCCGTCCGGGTCATGTTGGCATAGGCCACAATCCGATCAGCTTGCTCCCCCTGCGCCAGCCACTGGTCTATTTTCTGTCCGGCAGTATAAATCCACTGATTGCCAGACTCAACCAACCATGCCATTTCGGCCAAACGTGCCCGTTGCATCATATCGTCGGTTCGGTTCATCGACCTCAGTAACAAGCGCGTATTCTCAAGCAGTGCTTCTGCCCCACCCAACTGCACAGCCGCGAATCGGACGGCTCCGCCACTAAAAAACGGTTGCCGATAATAATCGTCAGGCTTTCCCAATAGGTCATCTTCGGTTAGTTCAACACCCGTGAAATCGAGTTTATAACTGACCGACGCCCGCATACCGAGCGGTTGCCAGAAACGGTTGTCCTGCGGAATTAGGTTGACGCGCTCTGTGGGAATGATGCACATTTGCCACCCCGACGCGCCTTCGCCCATTAACTGCCCCGTTATGAGGGGTCGGTGAATCCAGCCCGCGCCGGAGCAGAACGTTTTGCATCCTTCAAGCCGGTAACGCCCATTGCCGAGCGGGTGAATACGCACACCATCGTCGGCCTGCGTATTCCAGACGCTGAACAAACGGCGGTGTTGGCTAACGTCGTCGTGCCAATGTCGTTTTTGCGTCGATGTTCCGTATAAATCAATGAGACTGAGCGCGTTGATATGTCCTTCGTATACCCGCCCCACCGCCAGATTGCCCGTGCCGATGCGTTTC from Spirosoma montaniterrae encodes:
- the trpS gene encoding tryptophan--tRNA ligase, coding for MRILTGIQSSGRPHLGNILGAIKPAVDLSLQPGNDSFLFIADLHSLTSLRDGTTRREYVRAIAATWLAFGLDTNRSTFWRQSRVQEHTELYWYLNCFTPKPMLENATSFKDKSEKGLEANAGLFTYPVLQAADILLYDAEVIPVGKDQRQHIEMTRDIAGTLNRAVGEAILVLPEPRIDERLMVIPGIDGQKMSKSYNNYIDIFLPENELWKVVKKIKSDSTPLEEPKNPDTDITFQLFSLLGSDEQIQEQRSLYEAGGYGYGQAKKALYELIIQKYATERERFNYYMHENPDALETELQAGEEKARAVARQTIRRVREKLGFS
- a CDS encoding sugar phosphate isomerase/epimerase family protein yields the protein MLSLGFVSAILADYDLNSVLKFASEHRFKCVELMCWPADNADARRYAGVTHIDVDNLNVRQIRDLARQHGVQISGLGYYPNPLDPDPEKAEFYREHIKKIIRAAAKLNVPVVNTFIGRNPSLSMADNLKLFADHWPGIVKAAEENNVKIGIENCPMWFTDDEWPGGKNLATTPAVWDRMFEIIPSRALGLNYDPSHLIWQMMDEVRPIYDYRDRLHHIHLKDVKLYRDKLNRVGIMANPLEYHSPKLPGLGDVRWRDFFAALTDVRYRGPVCIEVEDKAYEGSFADVQTAILTARNYLSQFLVL
- a CDS encoding phosphatase PAP2 family protein, with protein sequence MRETLNYLDTQLFLWLNGQHAPWLDGPMVFATERNSWFPFYAVLIGWLAVRYRKQAFGMILALVAAVAISDQTASALLKPLTHRLRPCHEPALQQLIHPVLECGGLYGFASSHAANTFALATGVWLLVGRQYPAVKWLYLWAFWVSYSRLYVGAHYPLDLLAGAGIGTLAAAGCVALYRRWQMRNLIV
- a CDS encoding glycosyltransferase, with the protein product MLTMHLMTINVTENQSFTPAKRYLFPVPPNTRLHTTVIVPVRNEAHHLAQTLDALRQQANPDGLLLHPACFEVLLLANNCTDDSYEIAVRYQQRFPDFRLHVAQIQLPPQHANIGTVRRMLMDEAHRRLTNLGKRNGIIASTDGDTVVDKLWLHHIVREISAGSDAVGGRILTQPDKSHVRLFHLRDVTYRTLIARAESLFDPCPHDPWPRHFQHFGASIAVTCQTYERVGGLPVKPFLEDEAFYRALIRMDAKVRQSPHVKVFTSTRIQGRVAVGFSEQLRCWSDMSRVGQCQLAEPADAVLARLNARRQLRLCWSAQTVSLNDIEPIAQTLHIDPLWLASEISKYRYFGELWENIEEKMTSGLWSQRWQPVPIVDAIRELRKLIRQSVPANEPFAIQDPADNYLCAG
- a CDS encoding class I SAM-dependent DNA methyltransferase, whose protein sequence is MKTLPTTYFDDVYRANTDPWSFETSPYERAKYEATIAALPSERYQNAYEIGCSIGVLSEMFAHRCERLLSVDASELPLQTARQRLAPYAHVTVAQHSFPTDFPDQMFDLIVLSEVGYYLSLDDLTRARQLLIDHLADGGHLLLVHWTPFVPDYPLTGDQVHDLFMAATGEGQPLTHLLNQRTDSYRLDLVSRTVHSQVRTDG
- a CDS encoding PIG-L deacetylase family protein produces the protein MTSGIDKSTVLDQRARAMPTGDLEKMDSVLVIAPHPDDESLGCGGTIARLRERNIPVHVLFVSDGTMSHPNSPGYPAERLRDLREAEALDALRVLNVPPENATFMRLKDRSVPLPDNPDFPSAAAFVANLLRTLRPATIFAPWRRDPHPDHRASWQLLRTALEHHRARPRVFEYLIWLWELGSETDMPRPDEMIVWRVPIDRVLEQRDRAIAAHRSQVTRLIDDDPAGFYLSPELLTHFKAPRELFLEEKPTL
- a CDS encoding acyl-CoA dehydrogenase family protein; translated protein: MTISTFTAPVHTPTAETSDSFGKRIDVLVCQLAESAPDTDREDTFPVEAFGWLADAGLLAVTLPGQPIGKQPGQTGKLLQLLKRIGTGNLAVGRVYEGHINALSLIDLYGTSTQKRHWHDDVSQHRRLFSVWNTQADDGVRIHPLGNGRYRLEGCKTFCSGAGWIHRPLITGQLMGEGASGWQMCIIPTERVNLIPQDNRFWQPLGMRASVSYKLDFTGVELTEDDLLGKPDDYYRQPFFSGGAVRFAAVQLGGAEALLENTRLLLRSMNRTDDMMQRARLAEMAWLVESGNQWIYTAGQKIDQWLAQGEQADRIVAYANMTRTAIEDICLRVMPLAERCVGARGLMRPLPFERIHRDLTFYLRQPAPDATVADIGRFVSTDPTHIHDIWH